GCACGACGGCGCTTGGAGCAACTATGCGCGCGGCGTGGCCGACGTATTACAGCAGGCCGGCTTTACCCTCCGCGGCTTCGATGGCGTGATCTACGGCGAGGTGCCCATCGGCAGCGGGCTGTCGTCGTCGGCAGCCATCGAGATGGCGACCCTGATGGCGTTCACCGCCGCAGGGGCGAATGGGCCGGCACCGCTGGCCTTGGATGGCGCACAGGCCGCCCGGCTGGCTCAACGCGCCGAAAACGAGTTCGTCGGCGTGAACTGCGGCATCATGGATCAGTTCATCTCGTCGCTGGGCAAAGCCGGCCATGCGCTGTTCATTGATTGCCGCTCGCTGGCCTACGCACTGACGCCGATGCCCAAGGGCGTGACCGTGCTGGTCGTAGATACGTCTGCGCCGCGCAGCCTGGCCGCCAGTGCCTACAACGAGCGCCGCGCCCAGTGTGAACAGGCAGCCCATGCGCTCGGCGTGTCGGCGCTGCGCGATGTGTCGGTCGAAACCTTCGAGCGGCGGCGCGGCGAGTTGCCCGACCTGATTGCGCGCCGCGCCGCGCACGTGGTCTACGAGAACCAGCGCGTGCTCGATGCCGTCGCTGCGCTGCGCGCGAACGACGTAGCGACGTTCGGCCGGCTGATGAACCAATCGCACGACAGCCTGCGCGACTGGTATG
The window above is part of the Candidatus Roseilinea sp. genome. Proteins encoded here:
- the galK gene encoding galactokinase, translated to MNVTELVAHFEQNFGRQPAFAARAPGRVNLIGEHTDYNDGFVLPMAIDRDVTIVGAPRDDRVVRLRSVNFGDEADFALERIAKAHDGAWSNYARGVADVLQQAGFTLRGFDGVIYGEVPIGSGLSSSAAIEMATLMAFTAAGANGPAPLALDGAQAARLAQRAENEFVGVNCGIMDQFISSLGKAGHALFIDCRSLAYALTPMPKGVTVLVVDTSAPRSLAASAYNERRAQCEQAAHALGVSALRDVSVETFERRRGELPDLIARRAAHVVYENQRVLDAVAALRANDVATFGRLMNQSHDSLRDWYAVSSTELDTVVDIARRVPGVYGARMTGAGFGGCAIALVSDAQAGALAQAIAREYPQRTGREPKVYACVASDGASWRAL